A region of Vespula vulgaris chromosome 1, iyVesVulg1.1, whole genome shotgun sequence DNA encodes the following proteins:
- the LOC127066422 gene encoding probable ATP-dependent RNA helicase kurz — translation MGKKRYNWKARNVSDIEIDNTETKKIPLDIEHRKDNYDNCNALVLPNQKRNTKNKEKKISVTRILSKKRRKQLEKIVEKKQKKLQRSTLLEELAKVQASQEELKKYVSLAAVQTKGLKRHFRELNVESTTETLINSVDESEINYTESSLNAIKGGKRKRLSILNNQKQEFSKSDLNTVGFDESSENESECSSSECENENDLEYKQKKSEMDIINEKNLIKEEEEERKKSHKENINLEKIKSLENEHEKTLLDVQLKVKVSQNTIATNKTTKTPAVYVTLNRKPEMQAARLKLPVVADEQVIVETINENSVVIITGETGSGKTTQVPQFLYEAGYAQNKLIGITEPRRVAAMSMSKRVAEEMNLTEKEVSYLIRFEGNVTPETKIKFMTDGVLLKEIQSDFLLTKYSVIILDEAHERSVYTDILIGLLSRIVPLRNKRKNPLKLIIMSATLCVEEFVKNTKLFKVKPPVITVESRQFPVTIHFNRRTSEDYVTDALRKAIKIHTRLPEGGILIFLTGQQEVNSVVRKLRKAFPFKKGKTNLLEAKIEENKGANASDPDEENSDDNFDDKEALKRNKQQHKKQFLNLPRIDLDNYSIMPTDDTHEDIVDIGGEDGDGNIDEDESEDDDAFLLKGLSNTQPLWVLPLYSLLPSYKQARVFERPPENCRLCVVSTNVAETSLTIPNIKYVIDCGRCKMRMYDKVTGVSTYNICYISKAAANQRAGRSGRTAAGHCYRLYSSAVFNDQFTQFSMSEIQRKPIDDLVLQMKVMNINKVVNFPFPTAPDPLQLRVAETRLLTLGALEQSSLHKEDAFNAKVTSLGRSIAAFPVAPRYGKMLALSYQHNLLQYTICMVAALSVQEVLIEGLNMEGKLKNKWLQTRRIWAGIGNSLLLGDPMVLIKAIGAAEYAGSKGKLISFCEENGLRHKAIVEIKKLRQQLTNEINLNVPDINLIIDPSMSPPTDIQAKLLRQILLAGMADQVARKVLSEEIEDQDKTKWKYAYKTIEMEDPVFMHSSCVLRKTSPEWVVYQEIYETNKLYMRGVTAIEPEWLPKFAPTLCTLSEPLIEPSPKYDLHSGKVLCHITGTFGRAGWQLPMIEIEYPMNVEGVKWFARFFLEGQVCPKLKKFVPILLSTPGSVNKSWAKLLPRTEAITKTLLSEGVMSKCKLIEIWNKDKVFLLSAYQKWLPESTHSEIASLWPPI, via the exons atgggaaagaaaagatacaattGGAAAGCAAGAAATGTTTCTGACATTGAGATAGATAAtactgaaacaaaaaag ATACCTTTAGATATCGAacatagaaaagataattatgataattgtAATGCTCTGGTATTAccaaatcaaaaaagaaatactaaaaataaagaaaagaaaatatcagtAACACgtatattatctaaaaaacgtagaaaacaattagaaaaaatagtagaaaagaaacaaaaaaaattacaa CGATCAACATTACTAGAGGAATTAGCTAAAGTTCAAGCTTCACAggaagaattaaagaaatatgtttctttagCTGCAGTGCAAACAAAAGGATTGAAACGTCACTTTAGAGAGTTAAATGTAGAGTCTACTACAGaaactttaattaattcaGTTGATGAatctgaaataaattatacagaaTCTAGTTTAAATGCGATTAaaggtggaaaaagaaaaagactgtCTATACTTAATAATCAGAAACAGGAGTTTTCTAAATCAGATCTAAATACGGTTGGATTTGAT GAATCTAGTGAGAACGAATCTGAATGTAGCAGTAGTGAATgtgagaatgaaaatgatctagaatataaacaaaagaaaagtgaaatggatattataaatgaaaagaatcttataaaagaagaagaagaagaaaggaaaaaatcacataaagaaaatattaatttagaaaaaataaaatctcttgAAAATGAACATGAAAAGACTCTACTAGATGTgcaattaaaagtaaaagtatcCCAAAATACTATAGCTACAAACAAAACTACTAAAACACCAGCAGTTTATGTTACATTAAACAGAAAACCAGAAATGCAAGCAGCTAGATTAAAATTACCAGTTGTAGCAGATGAACAAGTCATTGTAGAAactattaatgaaaattcagTAGTGATCATTACTGGAGAAACAGGAAGTG GTAAAACAACACAAGTACCccaatttttatatgaagCAGGTTATgcacaaaataaattaattggtATAACAGAACCTAGAAGAGTAGCAGCAATGTCTATGAGTAAAAGAGTAGCAGAAGAAATGAATCTTACTGAAAAGGAAGTTTCTTATCTTATACGATTCGAAGGAAATGTTACACcagaaacaaaaatcaaatttatgaCAGATGGAGTTTTATTAAAGGAAATACAAAGT GATTTTCTATTGACAAAATATTCTGTAATAATTTTGGATGAAGCACATGAAAGAAGTGTTTATACTGATATTTTAATAGGATTATTGTCTCGTATTGTACCACTGCgtaacaaaaggaaaaatccACTTAAGCTTATAATTATGTCAGCAACACTATGTGTTGaagaatttgttaaaaatactAAATTGTTTAAAGTGAAACCCCCAGTAATTACAGTAGAATCAAGACAATTTCCTGTAACAATACATTTTAATAGAAGAACTAGTGAGGATTATGTGACTGATGCTTTAAGAAAagcaataaaaattcatacacGTTTACCAGAAGGAGgcattcttatatttttaacag gtCAACAAGAAGTGAATTCAGTTGTACGTAAATTACGTAAAGcatttccatttaaaaaaggtaaaactaatttattagaagcaaaaattgaagaaaataaggGAGCAAATGCGAGCGATCCTGATGAAGAAAATTCTGACGATAATTTTGATGACAAAGAAGCACttaaacgaaataaacaacaacataaaaaacaatttttaaatttaccaCGTATTGATTTAGataa ctATTCGATAATGCCTACGGACGATACGCATGAAGATATTGTTGATATAGGAGGTGAAGATGGGGACGGCAATATAGATGAAGACGAGAGCGAAGATGATGATGCTTTCCTTTTAAAAGGATTATCAAATACACAACCACTATGGGTTCTACCACTTTATTCTTTACTACCTAGTTATAAACAAGCAAGG gtCTTTGAACGACCTCCAGAAAATTGTCGTTTATGTGTAGTATCAACGAACGTAGCAGAAACTTCATTAACAATACCAAATATCAAATATGTCATCGATTGCGGTCGATGCAAAATGAGAATGTATGATAAAGTTACTGGTGTAAGTACGTATAATATCTGTTATATAAGCAAAGCTGCTGCAAATCAACGAGCAGGTAGATCTGGCAGAACAGCAGCTGGTCATTGTTATAG ATTGTATTCTTCTGCAGTTTTCAATGATCAATTTACACAATTTAGTATGTCTGAGATCCAAAGAAAACCAATTGATGATTTAGTTTTACAAATGAAagttatgaatattaataaagttgTTAATTTTCCATTCCCAACTGCACCAGATCCTTTACAACTGAGAGTAGCCGAAACACGTCTTCTAACTCTAGGTGCATTAGAACAATCTTCTCTTCATAAAGAAG ATGCATTTAATGCAAAAGTGACTTCACTTGGACGCAGCATCGCAGCATTTCCAGTTGCTCCTCGATATGGCAAAATGTTAGCATTGTCATATCAACATAATTTATTGCAATATACAATTTGTATGGTTGCAGCTCTTTCTGTTCAAGAAGTATTAATAGAAGGTCTTAATATGGaaggtaaattaaaaaataagtgGTTGCAAACGCGGCGTATTTGGGCTGGAATTGGCAATAGTTTACTTCTTG GTGACCCAATGGTTTTAATAAAAGCTATTGGAGCAGCTGAATATGCAGGATCTAAAGGAAAGCTTATATCTTTTTGTGAAGAAAATGGTTTGCGTCATAAAGCAAttgtagaaattaaaaaactcAGACAACAATTAACTAATGAGATAAACTTAAATGTCCCGGACATAAATCTTATTATCGATCCAAG CATGTCTCCACCTACGGATATACAAGCAAAATTATTGCGTCAAATACTTCTTGCTGGTATGGCAGATCAAGTTGCGCGGAAAGTACTTTCAGAAGAGATTGAAGAtcaagataaaacaaaatggaaATACGCTtataa AACTATAGAAATGGAAGATCCTGTATTTATGCATTCGTCGTGTGTTCTTCGGAAGACAAGTCCAGAATGGGTTGTTTATCAAGAGAtatatgaaacaaataaattatatatgcgtGGTGTAACCGCAATAGAACCAGAATGGCTTCCGAAGTTCGCTCCAACTTTATGTACATTAAGCGAGCCTCTGATTGAACCTTCTCCAAA ATATGATCTTCATTCTGGAAAAGTTTTGTGTCATATAACAGGCACATTTGGTCGAGCTGGTTGGCAATTACCAATGATCGAAATAGAATATCCAATGAATGTAGAAGGAGTAAAATGGTTTGCACGATTTTTTCTAGAGGGCCAAGTGTgtccaaaattaaaaaaatttgtaccTATTTTGTTATCAACCCCAGGCAGTGTAAATAAATCGTGGGCTAA ATTATTACCACGTACAGAAGCAATAACAAAAACGTTATTGTCAGAAGGAGTTATGtcaaaatgtaaattaatagaGATTTGGAATAAAGATAAAGtct tcctTTTATCTGCTTATCAGAAATGGTTACCTGAATCGACACATTCGGAAATAGCTTCATTATGGCcaccaatataa
- the LOC127066550 gene encoding thioredoxin-related transmembrane protein 2 homolog, with protein MSFKKDLKLLLRPYYLINIILSISYIVAKRLPLICYYIFAQSECELDGKETEILFFLMIVIMIRTRKTGSVTMINYLSSSFVYTKVANLVLWFYADIRMGILFAIIFILCGLILPEPTYQGPENVIYLRGANGLEEELTRDTKIVWVVAFYTAWNPSCVNFAPIFSELSAEYALDNLKFGKVDIGRYPDAGAKYHISDASTSKQLPTVILFKDGKEVERRPHADHKGKLVKFLFSMDNVKAAFDLNNIYRECKKSHTKRKEKKAIKAE; from the exons ATGTCTTTTAAGAAGGATTTAAAGTTACTTTTACGtccatattatttaataaatattattcttagtATCTCTTATATCGTTGCTAAAAGACTTCctttaatttgttattatattttcgcaCAATCAGAGTGCGAACTTGATGGG aaagaaacagaaatcttatttttcctcatgatagtaataatgatcAGAACAAGAAAAACTGGAAGTGTAactatgataaattatttgtcaTCCAGTTTTGTTTACACAAAAGTTGCCAATTTGGTCTTGTGGTTTTATGCAGATATACGTATGGGAATTTTgtttgcaattatttttattc TATGCGGTTTAATACTACCTGAACCAACATATCAAGGACcagaaaatgttatttatttgcgTGGTGCAAATGGATTAGAAGAAGAGTTAACACGTGATACTAAAATAGTTTGGGTTGTAGCATTTTATACTGCATGGAATCCCTCTTGCGTTAATTTTGCTCCAATCTTTTCTGAACTTTCTGCAGA ATATGCTCTGGACAATTTGAAATTTGGTAAAGTGGATATAGGAAGATATCCTGATGCAGGTGCTAAGTATCACATTAGTGATGCTAGTACCAGCAAACAGTTGCCTACCGTGATACTATTTAAAGATGGAAAGGAAGTAGAAAGAAGGCCACATGCTGATCATAAGGGCAAACTTGTTaaattccttttctctatg gaTAATGTAAAAGCAGCATTTGatcttaataatatctatagaGAGTGTAAGAAAAGTCATactaagagaaaagaaaaaaaagctatAAAGGCTGAGTAa